In Pyxidicoccus trucidator, a single genomic region encodes these proteins:
- a CDS encoding serine/threonine-protein kinase encodes MSDTRALRFGKYELLERLGSGGMAVVYRALYTAAPGVTKPVVIKRVLGTYAEDPAFVQMFLNEARISVGLSHGNIVQVFDFGQVDNEYFLAMELVDGHTLARVLKAAKAKGLGGIPVPLAVGIALEMCRGLHHAHTRLDAKGEPLGVVHRDLSPDNVLLSYEGEVKLTDFGIAKARLKGRPETEVGIVKGKYIYFSPEQARGETLDARSDIYTVGTVLYQMLCGQRPVDGANEFEIMRRVSEGALIPPLTLNPALDSDLQGILRLALATSKAQRYLSAEALQQSLSDWMGAHAPRFPANARKHFMGWLFQEELTAMKRAPQLPADFLSLLQSWRGRSPPAPAAGAPRALTPLSPPRASPAGRPALVERSPQVDAPLAPVPARASASATPSEPSTRPSLSSRFRARLLRRSALLGALVVGVLGMVGTTVFWVGHARKPPEPTPPSALPGTASSPSGAEPRAPEPSTGTPETATPETGTPVLATPTPAAPSAPEPAAQVPSPEDETRIALENGLYWISRADDTRAMGWFQQCLRHDRSQAQCHLELARIYKRRGNRQDAMKHFTHHLALEPEGPSAEEARRYMKLYAGTDPL; translated from the coding sequence GTGAGCGACACCCGGGCCCTCCGATTCGGCAAATACGAGCTCCTGGAGCGCCTGGGCAGCGGCGGAATGGCCGTCGTGTACCGGGCGCTCTACACCGCGGCGCCGGGCGTCACGAAGCCCGTGGTCATCAAGCGCGTGTTGGGCACGTACGCCGAGGACCCGGCCTTCGTGCAGATGTTCCTCAACGAGGCGCGAATCTCGGTGGGGCTGAGCCACGGCAACATCGTGCAGGTGTTCGACTTCGGTCAGGTGGACAACGAGTACTTCCTGGCCATGGAGCTGGTGGATGGGCACACGCTGGCCCGGGTGCTCAAGGCCGCGAAGGCGAAGGGCCTGGGCGGCATCCCCGTGCCGCTCGCGGTGGGCATCGCCCTGGAGATGTGCCGGGGGCTGCACCACGCCCACACCCGGCTGGACGCGAAGGGCGAGCCGCTCGGCGTGGTGCACCGGGACCTCTCTCCGGACAACGTCCTGCTGAGCTACGAGGGGGAGGTCAAGCTCACCGACTTCGGCATCGCCAAGGCGCGACTCAAGGGCCGGCCGGAGACGGAGGTGGGCATCGTCAAGGGCAAGTACATCTACTTCTCGCCGGAGCAGGCCCGCGGCGAGACGCTGGACGCGCGCTCCGACATCTACACGGTGGGCACGGTGCTGTACCAGATGCTCTGCGGCCAGCGACCGGTGGATGGCGCCAACGAGTTCGAGATCATGCGCCGCGTGTCCGAGGGAGCGCTCATCCCTCCCCTCACGCTCAACCCCGCGCTGGACTCCGACCTGCAAGGCATCCTGCGGCTCGCGCTGGCCACCTCGAAGGCCCAGCGCTACCTCAGCGCCGAGGCCCTTCAGCAATCCCTGTCCGACTGGATGGGGGCCCACGCGCCCCGCTTCCCGGCCAACGCGCGCAAGCACTTCATGGGCTGGCTCTTCCAGGAAGAGCTCACCGCGATGAAGCGCGCGCCCCAGCTTCCGGCGGACTTCCTCTCGCTGCTCCAGTCCTGGCGTGGACGGAGCCCTCCGGCGCCCGCGGCAGGGGCGCCCCGGGCCCTGACGCCATTGAGCCCACCCCGGGCTTCACCGGCCGGGAGACCCGCGCTGGTGGAAAGGAGCCCGCAGGTGGATGCGCCGCTGGCGCCTGTCCCTGCCCGCGCGTCCGCTTCCGCGACGCCCTCCGAGCCCTCGACCCGCCCGAGCCTGAGCTCTCGATTCCGGGCGCGCCTGCTGCGCCGCTCCGCGCTCCTGGGCGCGCTCGTCGTGGGTGTCCTGGGAATGGTGGGGACGACCGTGTTCTGGGTCGGGCACGCCCGGAAGCCCCCGGAGCCCACTCCTCCGTCCGCGCTCCCGGGCACCGCGTCCAGTCCGTCCGGCGCCGAGCCTCGCGCGCCGGAGCCCTCCACCGGGACGCCCGAGACCGCGACGCCTGAGACAGGGACGCCCGTCCTCGCGACGCCCACGCCGGCGGCACCGTCCGCGCCGGAGCCCGCGGCCCAGGTGCCCTCCCCCGAGGACGAGACGCGCATCGCGCTCGAGAACGGCCTGTATTGGATTTCGCGCGCGGACGACACCCGGGCCATGGGGTGGTTCCAGCAGTGCCTGCGACACGACAGGTCGCAGGCCCAGTGTCATCTGGAGCTGGCCCGCATCTACAAGCGCAGGGGCAACCGCCAGGACGCAATGAAACACTTCACGCACCACCTCGCGCTGGAGCCCGAAGGACCCTCGGCGGAGGAGGCGCGCAGATACATGAAGCTGTACGCAGGAACGGACCCTCTGTAA
- a CDS encoding pirin family protein codes for MAWQMPDEPFVDPDPGSSVETIIVPRTRDLGDGFEVRRALPSVRRRMVGPFIFFDQMGPAVFRSGHGLDVRPHPHIGLATVTYLFEGEILHRDSLGTVQTIQPGAVNWMVAGRGIAHSERTPPGLRETGGRLYGIQIWVAIPKQLEESAPGFAHTPADALPVVEDAGTRVRVIAGGLYGVRSPVSTPSELFYADAVLAAGARLQVSASHEERAVYVAEGGVELGGEVYGKGQLLVLRPGAEVVLTGPGAAGGRVLLFGGEPMDGPRHIWWNFVSSSRERIEQAKEDWRASRFGPVPGETEFIPLPEPEPTGVVRYP; via the coding sequence ATGGCCTGGCAGATGCCCGACGAGCCCTTTGTCGACCCGGATCCCGGGTCCTCCGTGGAGACCATCATCGTGCCGCGCACGCGCGACCTCGGTGATGGCTTCGAGGTGCGCCGGGCGCTGCCCTCGGTGCGGCGCCGCATGGTCGGCCCCTTCATCTTCTTCGATCAGATGGGGCCGGCGGTGTTCCGCTCGGGGCACGGGCTGGACGTGCGGCCACACCCGCACATCGGCCTGGCCACGGTGACGTACCTCTTCGAGGGGGAAATCCTCCACCGCGACAGCCTGGGGACGGTGCAGACCATCCAGCCCGGCGCGGTGAACTGGATGGTGGCCGGACGCGGCATCGCCCACTCGGAGCGCACGCCCCCGGGCCTGCGCGAGACGGGCGGGCGGCTCTACGGCATTCAAATCTGGGTGGCCATCCCCAAGCAGCTCGAGGAGAGCGCCCCCGGCTTCGCCCACACGCCCGCGGACGCGCTGCCAGTGGTGGAGGACGCGGGCACTCGGGTGCGGGTGATTGCTGGAGGGCTGTATGGCGTCCGCTCGCCGGTGAGCACGCCGTCGGAGCTCTTCTACGCGGACGCGGTGCTCGCGGCCGGCGCCCGCCTCCAGGTGTCCGCGAGCCACGAGGAGCGCGCGGTGTACGTGGCGGAGGGCGGGGTCGAGCTCGGGGGCGAGGTCTACGGAAAGGGCCAGCTCCTGGTGCTGCGGCCCGGCGCGGAGGTGGTGCTCACGGGCCCGGGCGCGGCGGGTGGCCGGGTCCTGCTCTTCGGAGGCGAGCCCATGGATGGGCCGCGCCACATCTGGTGGAACTTCGTCTCCAGCTCGCGGGAGCGCATCGAGCAGGCGAAGGAAGACTGGCGGGCCAGTCGCTTCGGCCCGGTCCCCGGAGAGACGGAGTTCATCCCGCTCCCGGAGCCCGAGCCCACGGGCGTCGTGCGCTACCCGTGA
- a CDS encoding right-handed parallel beta-helix repeat-containing protein, which translates to MAMNRGVGSSWHWMGLGLITVLLGACSQVQRTVDEQVAGVEESLGGAGTEEGTGGSGPDEEVKVSTRHRSSLPKDFSREWYVSPSGSDKAAGSKSAPFRTIGRALKAVGPGEAIQVQPGDYAESVVIDGSVKAGRKDAPITLRASGRARIFPGARGALVQVRKPYWVVDGFEIDVKGQSRFAVVFEGNTEGSVLAGSHIHHGTLGGGVTTYGGARGVTIQDNHIHDFRKKPQGDSHGVVVQATSRDITLRGNDIHDNSGDSVQCLKPDGAGQTPARGVVIEDNRLYSSDENAVDIKTCRDVVVRDNDMHGFRKSRSSAGEAVVVHYSARNVLVEGNRISDSGRGISVGGVKDGNQPSPTGVEVKDNRITNISKEGGGDGVGIRVENARDVTVEGNTIDKTEGYGMMLGLGANNAPSENLTVQENVVRGRNLVRLGKHRPGLRMDRNRYSRGGLFKADPKEVQDLTAWKSVSGVDGTSVTVP; encoded by the coding sequence ATGGCGATGAACCGTGGGGTGGGCAGTTCCTGGCATTGGATGGGTCTGGGGCTCATCACCGTCCTGCTTGGCGCTTGCAGCCAGGTGCAGCGGACCGTGGACGAGCAGGTGGCCGGAGTCGAAGAGTCCCTGGGCGGCGCGGGGACGGAGGAGGGGACGGGGGGCTCTGGCCCGGACGAGGAGGTGAAGGTGTCCACCAGGCACCGGAGCTCGCTCCCGAAGGACTTCTCGCGGGAGTGGTACGTGAGCCCCTCGGGCTCGGACAAGGCCGCGGGCTCGAAGTCGGCGCCGTTCCGCACCATCGGCCGCGCGTTGAAGGCGGTGGGGCCGGGGGAGGCCATCCAGGTCCAGCCGGGAGACTACGCCGAGAGTGTCGTCATCGACGGCTCCGTGAAGGCGGGGCGGAAGGACGCGCCCATCACCCTGCGAGCCTCGGGACGCGCGAGAATCTTCCCCGGAGCCAGGGGCGCGCTCGTGCAGGTCCGCAAGCCCTACTGGGTGGTGGACGGCTTCGAAATCGACGTGAAGGGGCAGTCGCGCTTCGCCGTCGTCTTCGAGGGAAACACCGAGGGCTCCGTGCTGGCCGGCTCGCACATCCACCACGGCACGCTGGGTGGCGGAGTCACCACGTACGGTGGGGCGCGCGGCGTCACCATCCAGGACAACCACATCCACGACTTCCGGAAGAAGCCCCAGGGTGACTCGCACGGCGTGGTCGTCCAGGCGACCTCGCGGGACATCACCCTCCGTGGCAACGACATCCACGACAACTCGGGTGACTCGGTGCAGTGCCTCAAGCCGGACGGGGCCGGGCAGACGCCCGCTCGCGGGGTGGTCATCGAGGACAACCGCCTCTACTCGAGCGACGAGAACGCGGTGGACATCAAGACGTGCCGCGACGTCGTCGTGCGCGACAACGACATGCATGGCTTCCGGAAGTCCCGCAGCTCGGCGGGGGAGGCGGTGGTCGTCCACTACTCCGCGCGCAACGTCCTCGTGGAGGGCAACCGCATCTCCGACTCGGGGCGGGGTATCTCCGTCGGCGGTGTGAAGGACGGCAACCAGCCGAGCCCGACCGGAGTGGAGGTGAAGGACAACCGCATCACCAACATCTCCAAGGAGGGCGGCGGCGATGGTGTCGGCATCCGCGTGGAGAATGCCCGGGACGTGACGGTGGAGGGCAACACCATCGACAAGACGGAGGGCTACGGGATGATGCTCGGCCTGGGGGCCAACAACGCGCCCAGCGAGAACCTGACGGTCCAGGAGAACGTCGTCCGGGGGCGGAACCTCGTGAGGCTGGGCAAGCACCGCCCGGGCCTGCGCATGGACCGGAACCGCTACTCCCGGGGCGGGCTGTTCAAGGCCGACCCGAAGGAGGTCCAGGACCTGACGGCGTGGAAGAGCGTCTCTGGCGTGGATGGAACATCCGTCACGGTGCCCTGA